One Cellulomonas sp. Y8 DNA segment encodes these proteins:
- a CDS encoding glycine betaine/L-proline ABC transporter ATP-binding protein has protein sequence MTGLRVEGVYKVFGRRPNEAVKRLRDGSSREDVRQWGTAAVIDADLEIRSGETFVVMGLSGSGKSTLIRMLNGLLKPTAGRVVLGDDDLSAVSAAQLRSIRQRKVSMVFQHFALLPHRTVRDNAAYPLALQGMDKAERRKKADEALEMVGLGEWGDSLPHELSGGMQQRVGLARALAADTDILLMDEAFSALDPLIRREMQDQLLELQQTLGKTIVFITHDLNEAMYLGDRIAVMRDGRVVQVGTSEQILSAPADDYVAQFVADVDRTRVLTASSVMRRPAAVAFAGGGPRLALRTMRDAQVAAAYVVDRTRVLRGIVRDADAVDATRAGKDTLEGLIDDSLTSVSVDTPLAEVFAPAAESPLPVPVTDDKGRLVGVIPRAILLEAMVPVDTSTPPKGTPTADQAATSAASAAGDADPTAATAPAPGADPLGTAPDATTAAPSAGRAADTTEVRA, from the coding sequence GTGACAGGACTGCGCGTCGAAGGCGTGTACAAGGTGTTCGGCCGCCGGCCGAACGAGGCGGTGAAGCGGCTCCGCGACGGGTCGTCCCGCGAGGACGTGCGCCAGTGGGGCACGGCGGCGGTGATCGACGCCGACCTGGAGATCCGCAGCGGCGAGACCTTCGTGGTGATGGGGCTCTCGGGCTCCGGCAAGTCGACCCTGATCCGGATGCTGAACGGGCTGCTCAAGCCGACGGCCGGACGCGTCGTCCTCGGCGACGACGACCTGAGCGCCGTCAGCGCGGCCCAGCTCCGGTCCATCCGGCAGCGCAAGGTCAGCATGGTGTTCCAGCACTTCGCGCTGCTCCCGCACCGCACGGTGCGCGACAACGCGGCCTACCCGCTGGCGCTCCAGGGCATGGACAAGGCCGAGCGGCGGAAGAAGGCCGACGAGGCCCTCGAGATGGTCGGCCTCGGCGAGTGGGGCGACTCGCTCCCCCACGAGCTGTCCGGCGGCATGCAGCAGCGCGTCGGCCTGGCCCGCGCGCTCGCCGCGGACACCGACATCCTGCTGATGGACGAGGCGTTCTCCGCGCTCGACCCGCTGATCCGCCGCGAGATGCAGGACCAGCTGCTCGAGCTCCAGCAGACGCTGGGCAAGACGATCGTGTTCATCACGCACGACCTCAACGAGGCCATGTACCTCGGCGACCGGATCGCCGTCATGCGCGACGGCCGCGTCGTCCAGGTGGGCACCAGCGAGCAGATCCTGTCCGCGCCCGCCGACGACTACGTGGCCCAGTTCGTCGCCGACGTCGACCGCACCCGCGTGCTGACCGCGTCCTCCGTGATGCGCCGGCCCGCCGCCGTCGCGTTCGCCGGGGGCGGCCCGCGCCTCGCGCTGCGCACCATGCGCGACGCCCAGGTGGCCGCGGCCTACGTCGTCGACCGCACCCGCGTGCTGCGCGGCATCGTCCGGGACGCCGACGCCGTCGACGCCACCCGCGCCGGCAAGGACACGCTCGAGGGGCTGATCGACGACAGCCTGACCTCGGTGTCCGTCGACACCCCGCTGGCCGAGGTGTTCGCGCCCGCCGCGGAGTCGCCGCTGCCGGTCCCCGTGACCGACGACAAGGGCCGCCTGGTCGGCGTCATCCCCCGGGCGATCCTGCTCGAGGCGATGGTCCCCGTCGACACCAGCACCCCGCCGAAGGGCACCCCGACGGCCGACCAGGCCGCGACGTCCGCCGCGTCCGCTGCCGGCGACGCCGACCCGACCGCGGCCACCGCCCCGGCGCCGGGGGCCGACCCCCTCGGCACCGCCCCGGACGCCACCACCGCCGCCCCCAGCGCGGGCCGTGCGGCCGACACGACGGAGGTGCGCGCGTGA
- a CDS encoding ABC transporter substrate-binding protein, whose translation MSPSTVRATTRSARRPRTAARTRTTTAAAAVAGLLALTACGQSGTVGGGSGDDDDTFTAVMLTGYTTPPDPDVNYDGPGLNIIENTYEGLVAYQDGVEEPTIVPELAEEWTVSDDGLTYTFTLRSGVTFHDGTELTSEAVEASFERRTQVDAGPAYMVGDVASVETPDDLTAVVTLTAPNAAFPDYLASPFGVKLVSPTVLADEAGDDFAQTYLTTRDAGTGPYELTAVETGERYELTAYDGYWGDAPELTSIEIQVAENASSAQLQLERGEIDAILGNLNKTSFESFEGSEDVTTSTFPNFTTQMIYVNPGSAWLADVADREALFAGIDKESIIDEAMGSLEVPTDQLFPQGMVDASIDDQGIVYDEGAWDALGTPASGTVRIAYAGSSADGKAVAEELGSRLSTAGIPAEAVAYSAGTIYGIADEGAEGPDLAVFSVFPDAGHPDAWASIIYTPAGGLDLFGAEVPGLTDLLGTARASEDITAYAPVAEAINATRYWYSIGSLNTTLLTTPDVTGTTEAQNVLEYDVLHFAALGRG comes from the coding sequence ATGAGCCCGAGCACCGTCCGCGCCACCACGCGGTCCGCCCGCCGCCCCCGCACCGCCGCCCGCACGCGCACCACCACCGCGGCCGCCGCCGTCGCCGGGCTGCTGGCCCTGACCGCCTGCGGGCAGAGCGGCACCGTCGGCGGCGGGTCCGGCGACGACGACGACACCTTCACCGCCGTGATGCTCACCGGCTACACCACGCCGCCGGACCCGGACGTCAACTACGACGGCCCCGGCCTCAACATCATCGAGAACACCTACGAGGGCCTGGTGGCCTATCAGGACGGCGTCGAGGAGCCGACGATCGTCCCGGAGCTCGCCGAGGAGTGGACCGTCTCGGACGACGGGCTCACCTACACGTTCACCCTGCGGTCGGGCGTCACGTTCCACGACGGCACCGAGCTCACCTCCGAGGCGGTGGAGGCGTCGTTCGAGCGGCGCACCCAGGTCGACGCCGGCCCGGCGTACATGGTCGGCGACGTCGCGTCCGTCGAGACCCCGGACGACCTCACCGCCGTCGTCACGCTCACCGCGCCGAACGCCGCGTTCCCCGACTACCTCGCCTCGCCGTTCGGCGTGAAGCTCGTGAGCCCGACGGTGCTCGCCGACGAGGCCGGCGACGACTTCGCGCAGACCTACCTGACGACGCGCGACGCCGGCACCGGCCCGTACGAGCTGACCGCGGTCGAGACGGGTGAGCGCTACGAGCTCACCGCCTACGACGGCTACTGGGGCGACGCCCCGGAGCTCACCTCCATCGAGATCCAGGTCGCCGAGAACGCCTCGTCGGCGCAGCTGCAGCTCGAGCGCGGCGAGATCGACGCGATCCTCGGCAACCTCAACAAGACCTCGTTCGAGTCGTTCGAGGGCAGCGAGGACGTCACGACGTCGACCTTCCCGAACTTCACGACGCAGATGATCTACGTCAACCCGGGCTCGGCCTGGCTCGCCGACGTCGCGGACCGCGAGGCGCTGTTCGCGGGGATCGACAAGGAGTCGATCATCGACGAGGCCATGGGCAGCCTGGAGGTGCCGACCGACCAGCTGTTCCCGCAGGGCATGGTCGACGCGAGCATCGACGACCAGGGCATCGTCTACGACGAGGGCGCCTGGGACGCGCTGGGCACGCCGGCCTCCGGCACCGTGCGCATCGCGTACGCCGGGTCCAGCGCCGACGGCAAGGCCGTCGCCGAGGAGCTCGGCTCGCGGCTGAGCACCGCCGGCATCCCCGCCGAGGCCGTCGCCTACTCGGCCGGCACCATCTACGGCATCGCCGACGAGGGCGCCGAGGGCCCGGACCTCGCGGTGTTCTCCGTGTTCCCCGACGCCGGCCACCCGGACGCCTGGGCCAGCATCATCTACACCCCGGCCGGCGGCCTGGACCTGTTCGGCGCCGAGGTGCCGGGGCTGACCGACCTGCTCGGCACCGCCCGCGCCAGCGAGGACATCACGGCGTACGCGCCCGTCGCCGAGGCCATCAACGCCACGCGCTACTGGTACTCGATCGGGTCGCTCAACACCACCCTGCTGACCACGCCGGACGTCACCGGCACGACCGAGGCGCAGAACGTCCTCGAGTACGACGTGCTGCACTTCGCGGCGCTCGGCCGGGGCTGA
- a CDS encoding ABC transporter ATP-binding protein produces MPAAESPVLRVDGLDVRLTRDGESVHAVRGVDLTVERGEVVGLVGGSGSGKSILGLSVMGLLPASARPVVSGAVDLAGTDMIGAPDAARRAARRQHVGAVFQDPMTSLDPTMTIGRQLGEVTRDRAHALSLLEDVGIPRAADRLKAYPHQLSGGLRQRVMIALAVARRPSLILADEPTTALDVTVQAQILDLLLTLREDIGCSIVFVTHDLGVAAQVCDRIAVMQHGRIVESAGVDEVFGNPTHAYTKNLLRSRIDLRTPRDRPLAAMPVTPAAPAPGPAPADDDVAVGADGVLDLAPGAPAPGLPEVWPPVVLRDGAAVTVRDAHRVFRSGPPWRRRELAALRGVDLDVRAGEAVALVGESGCGKSTLLRVVAGLETTTAGEVTVAAGAAPQMVFQDAGASLTPWLRVGTMLDERLQAHVTGMSRAERTDRVLDALRTVGLPPETARARGDQLSGGQRQRVALARAVIVPPTVLLCDEPTSALDVSLAATVLNLIGRLRRELGMSVLFVTHDLAAARIVADRVAVMREGRIVEVGPTDDVCERPQHEYTRTLLGAIPGPQHRRDRVATPTIGAAL; encoded by the coding sequence ATGCCCGCTGCCGAGAGCCCCGTGCTCCGCGTCGACGGCCTCGACGTCCGGCTGACCCGCGACGGCGAGAGCGTGCACGCCGTCCGCGGCGTCGACCTGACCGTCGAGCGCGGCGAGGTCGTCGGCCTGGTCGGCGGGTCCGGCTCGGGCAAGAGCATCCTCGGCCTGTCGGTCATGGGCCTGCTGCCCGCCTCCGCCCGCCCCGTGGTCTCCGGGGCCGTCGACCTGGCCGGCACCGACATGATCGGCGCCCCCGACGCGGCCCGGCGCGCCGCCCGCCGGCAGCACGTCGGCGCGGTGTTCCAGGACCCGATGACCTCGCTCGACCCGACCATGACGATCGGGCGGCAGCTCGGCGAGGTCACCCGCGACCGGGCCCACGCGCTGTCCCTGCTGGAGGACGTCGGCATCCCCCGCGCCGCGGACCGGCTGAAGGCCTACCCGCACCAGCTGTCCGGCGGCCTGCGCCAGCGCGTGATGATCGCGCTCGCCGTCGCCCGCCGCCCCTCGCTGATCCTCGCCGACGAGCCGACGACGGCCCTCGACGTCACGGTGCAGGCGCAGATCCTCGACCTGCTGCTGACGCTGCGCGAGGACATCGGCTGCTCGATCGTGTTCGTCACCCACGACCTCGGCGTCGCGGCGCAGGTCTGCGACCGGATCGCCGTGATGCAGCACGGGCGGATCGTCGAGTCGGCCGGGGTCGACGAGGTGTTCGGCAACCCGACGCACGCGTACACGAAGAACCTGCTGCGGTCGCGGATCGACCTGCGGACGCCGCGGGACCGGCCGCTGGCGGCGATGCCGGTGACCCCCGCCGCCCCCGCGCCCGGACCTGCCCCCGCGGACGACGACGTCGCCGTCGGCGCCGACGGCGTGCTCGACCTCGCCCCCGGCGCGCCCGCCCCCGGGCTCCCCGAGGTGTGGCCCCCGGTGGTCCTGCGCGACGGCGCCGCCGTCACCGTCCGCGACGCGCACCGCGTGTTCCGCAGCGGCCCGCCGTGGCGGCGCCGCGAGCTGGCCGCCCTGCGCGGCGTCGACCTCGACGTCCGCGCCGGCGAGGCCGTGGCGCTGGTCGGCGAGTCCGGCTGCGGCAAGTCGACGCTGCTGCGCGTCGTCGCCGGGCTGGAGACCACCACCGCCGGCGAGGTGACCGTCGCCGCGGGCGCCGCCCCGCAGATGGTGTTCCAGGACGCCGGCGCCTCGCTCACCCCGTGGCTGCGGGTCGGCACGATGCTCGACGAGCGGCTGCAGGCGCACGTCACGGGCATGTCCCGGGCGGAGCGCACCGACCGCGTCCTCGACGCCCTGCGCACGGTCGGCCTGCCGCCGGAGACGGCGCGGGCCCGCGGCGACCAGCTCTCCGGCGGCCAGCGGCAGCGCGTCGCGCTCGCCCGCGCGGTCATCGTGCCGCCGACCGTCCTGCTGTGCGACGAGCCGACCAGCGCGCTCGACGTGTCGCTCGCCGCCACGGTGCTCAACCTGATCGGCCGGCTGCGCCGCGAGCTCGGGATGTCCGTGCTGTTCGTGACGCACGACCTCGCGGCCGCCCGCATCGTCGCCGACCGGGTCGCCGTGATGCGCGAGGGCCGGATCGTCGAGGTCGGCCCGACCGACGACGTCTGCGAGCGCCCGCAGCACGAGTACACCCGCACGCTGCTCGGCGCGATCCCCGGCCCGCAGCACCGCCGCGACCGCGTCGCCACCCCCACGATCGGAGCCGCGCTGTGA
- a CDS encoding cysteine hydrolase family protein codes for MNVTGNAVLIVVDIQGGDVERAESRTEIPYMPGRTERAPRVRKMIATCREQGIPVVWIQEVHKPSLIDIGRELDGAEGPHCVEGWPETELAQGLDPRPDEFLIRKRRYSAFFGTELEIVLKAYQADTVILIGGLTDVCIHYTAVDAHQHDYRVRVVTDAVGGSSQEAHDAALRAIDYLQRDALVTAEDVQQWLVTAEPNPEVQRALATTAQAV; via the coding sequence ATGAACGTCACCGGCAACGCCGTGCTCATCGTCGTCGACATCCAGGGCGGCGACGTCGAGCGCGCCGAGTCCCGCACCGAGATCCCGTACATGCCCGGCCGCACCGAGCGGGCGCCGCGCGTGCGCAAGATGATCGCCACCTGCCGCGAGCAGGGCATCCCGGTGGTCTGGATCCAGGAGGTGCACAAGCCCTCGCTGATCGACATCGGCCGCGAGCTGGACGGCGCCGAGGGCCCGCACTGCGTCGAGGGCTGGCCGGAGACCGAGCTCGCGCAGGGCCTGGACCCGCGGCCCGACGAGTTCCTCATCCGCAAGCGCCGGTACTCCGCGTTCTTCGGCACCGAGCTGGAGATCGTGCTCAAGGCGTACCAGGCCGACACCGTGATCCTCATCGGCGGCCTGACCGACGTGTGCATCCACTACACCGCCGTCGACGCCCACCAGCACGACTACCGGGTGCGGGTCGTCACCGACGCGGTCGGCGGGTCCTCCCAGGAGGCGCACGACGCCGCGCTGCGCGCCATCGACTACCTGCAGCGAGACGCGCTGGTCACCGCGGAGGACGTGCAGCAGTGGCTCGTCACCGCGGAGCCGAACCCCGAGGTGCAGCGCGCGCTCGCCACCACCGCCCAGGCCGTCTGA
- a CDS encoding glycine betaine ABC transporter substrate-binding protein produces the protein MTPPSPTGAARRSVPHPTHPHPGDGTLPRAHGRTRMRTRTRRSALAASALVAGLALTACASEGGSGSASDEERLENGDLPTVSIGVHSGWDEGIAVSALFQTMLEEDGYTVESQEADAGVVYTGLAGGDFDVNFDMWLPTTHEDYLEQYGDDMEQLGVWYDDARLTIAVNEDAPITSIDELAENADAFGNRIVGIESGAGLTRITQDEAIPTYGLDDMEFVVSSTPAMLAELKGATDAGENIAVTLWRPHWAYDAYPVRDLEDPEGAMGEAEEIHTVGRTGFGEDYPTLTKLIGAFELTDEQLFSLENLMFNENGGSDPTGSAQQWLDENPDFVTDLKEKAGV, from the coding sequence CTGACGCCTCCTTCTCCCACCGGGGCCGCTCGGCGGTCCGTCCCGCACCCCACCCACCCCCACCCGGGCGACGGCACGCTGCCGCGCGCCCACGGAAGGACACGCATGCGCACCCGCACCCGCCGTTCCGCCCTCGCCGCCTCGGCGCTCGTCGCCGGCCTGGCCCTGACGGCCTGCGCCTCCGAGGGCGGCTCCGGCAGCGCCTCCGACGAGGAGCGCCTCGAGAACGGCGACCTGCCCACCGTGTCGATCGGCGTGCACTCCGGCTGGGACGAGGGCATCGCCGTGTCGGCGCTGTTCCAGACCATGCTGGAGGAGGACGGCTACACGGTGGAGTCGCAGGAGGCGGACGCCGGCGTCGTCTACACCGGCCTGGCCGGTGGCGACTTCGACGTCAACTTCGACATGTGGCTGCCCACCACGCACGAGGACTACCTCGAGCAGTACGGCGACGACATGGAGCAGCTTGGCGTCTGGTACGACGACGCCCGCCTCACCATCGCGGTGAACGAGGACGCGCCCATCACCTCGATCGACGAGCTCGCCGAGAACGCCGACGCGTTCGGCAACCGGATCGTCGGCATCGAGTCCGGTGCCGGCCTGACCCGGATCACCCAGGACGAGGCCATCCCGACCTACGGCCTGGACGACATGGAGTTCGTCGTCTCCTCGACCCCGGCGATGCTCGCCGAGCTCAAGGGCGCGACCGACGCCGGCGAGAACATCGCCGTCACCCTGTGGCGCCCGCACTGGGCGTACGACGCCTACCCCGTCCGCGACCTCGAGGACCCCGAGGGCGCCATGGGCGAGGCCGAGGAGATCCACACCGTCGGCCGCACCGGCTTCGGCGAGGACTACCCGACGCTGACCAAGCTCATCGGCGCGTTCGAGCTGACCGACGAGCAGCTGTTCTCGCTCGAGAACCTCATGTTCAACGAGAACGGCGGGTCGGACCCGACCGGCTCCGCGCAGCAGTGGCTCGACGAGAACCCGGACTTCGTCACGGACCTCAAGGAGAAGGCGGGCGTCTGA
- a CDS encoding amidohydrolase family protein, with translation MTDLLLRDVRLIDGTGADPRPGTDVLVSGGLIAAVGPTGTVVPGAATADPARLAVLDGAGRTLLPGFLDCHVHVSTSPGGDTLGTVLAPESLLTLRSVPHLSATLDAGVTTARDLAGADSGFRDALEQGLVRGPRLQVAIRILSITGGHGDWRTIEGVALDTGPGAGAVADSPAEFVRAVREVLRQGADWVKVAATGGMGSPRSHPESGGLSEPELRAVVEEADRHGGVGVAAHAQGAAGIAAAVRAGVRSVEHGYLVDDATIDLMGERGTWLVPTLSTLTRPVADGVAPWVAAKRRAVEDTARERLHVAISAGVPVALGTDAGIAPHGTNLTELALLVEHGLSPAAAIVAGTSGAARMLGIADQVGTVAPGLRADLVLTDVDPLTSIDALADPRRVRVVVQDGRVVKDARADDGRTVDRG, from the coding sequence GTGACCGACCTGCTGCTGCGCGACGTGCGCCTGATCGACGGCACGGGGGCCGACCCGCGCCCAGGCACGGACGTGCTGGTCTCGGGCGGCCTGATCGCCGCCGTCGGGCCCACCGGGACCGTGGTGCCCGGCGCCGCGACCGCCGACCCGGCCCGCCTCGCCGTCCTCGACGGGGCCGGCCGCACGCTGCTGCCCGGGTTCCTCGACTGCCACGTGCACGTCAGCACGTCGCCCGGCGGCGACACCCTCGGCACCGTCCTGGCGCCGGAGTCGCTGCTCACCCTGCGGTCCGTCCCGCACCTGTCGGCGACCCTCGACGCCGGCGTGACGACCGCCCGCGATTTGGCCGGGGCGGACTCCGGGTTCCGGGACGCGCTGGAGCAGGGGCTGGTGCGCGGCCCGCGACTGCAGGTCGCCATCCGGATCCTGTCGATCACCGGCGGGCACGGCGACTGGCGCACGATCGAGGGGGTGGCGCTGGACACGGGTCCCGGTGCGGGAGCGGTGGCCGACTCGCCGGCCGAGTTCGTGCGCGCGGTCCGCGAGGTGCTGCGGCAGGGCGCCGACTGGGTCAAGGTCGCCGCGACCGGCGGCATGGGCAGCCCCCGCAGCCACCCGGAGTCCGGCGGCCTGTCGGAGCCCGAGCTCCGCGCCGTCGTCGAGGAGGCCGACCGGCACGGCGGCGTCGGGGTGGCCGCGCACGCGCAGGGCGCCGCGGGCATCGCCGCCGCGGTCCGGGCCGGGGTGCGCAGCGTCGAGCACGGCTACCTCGTGGACGACGCCACCATCGACCTGATGGGGGAGCGCGGCACCTGGCTCGTGCCGACGCTGTCCACGCTGACCCGCCCGGTGGCGGACGGGGTCGCGCCGTGGGTCGCCGCCAAGCGCCGCGCCGTGGAGGACACCGCGCGGGAGCGGCTGCACGTGGCGATCTCGGCCGGCGTGCCGGTCGCGCTCGGCACCGACGCGGGCATCGCCCCGCACGGCACCAACCTCACCGAGCTGGCCCTGCTCGTCGAGCACGGGCTGTCACCGGCCGCCGCGATCGTCGCGGGCACCTCCGGGGCGGCGCGGATGCTCGGGATCGCGGATCAGGTGGGCACGGTGGCGCCGGGGCTGCGCGCCGACCTGGTGCTCACCGACGTCGACCCGCTCACCAGCATCGACGCGCTCGCGGACCCCCGCCGGGTGCGCGTCGTGGTGCAGGATGGGCGGGTCGTCAAGGACGCCCGCGCCGACGACGGGAGGACGGTGGACCGTGGCTGA
- a CDS encoding ABC transporter permease — MVMFLVKRVAATIGVLLALTMALFGLQEVSGVDPAKAYVGANASADAVAAARERLGLDEPLVQRYLTYLDGLLHGDLQNSLRSRTPVADNLAQVLPASLELAAWVLGIALVLGVAFAALTTLRWRGAGIVRVVLLSGAAAPTFLLGMVALLVFYGNLGWLPSGGRTGLRDAPAGPTGFLVLDGLLAGRFDVAGDAVTHLALPALCAAISPAVAIGRVLVDGLKANMAADHARTARAAGMGERQILVRHAVRNSLGPTLSMVGIQAGMLLAGLVVVEKIFDWPGVGSYLDKSVAASDFPAIAGVALLLGVVYVLLNTVVDVLQAAADRRIALA, encoded by the coding sequence ATGGTGATGTTCCTGGTCAAGCGCGTCGCCGCGACGATCGGCGTGCTGCTCGCGCTCACGATGGCGCTGTTCGGCCTCCAGGAGGTCAGCGGCGTCGACCCCGCCAAGGCGTACGTCGGGGCCAACGCCTCCGCCGACGCGGTGGCCGCCGCCCGCGAGCGCCTCGGCCTCGACGAGCCCCTGGTGCAGCGCTACCTCACCTACCTCGACGGCCTGCTGCACGGGGACCTGCAGAACTCGCTGCGCAGCCGCACCCCGGTCGCCGACAACCTGGCCCAGGTGCTGCCGGCCAGCCTCGAGCTCGCGGCGTGGGTGCTCGGCATCGCGCTGGTCCTGGGCGTGGCGTTCGCGGCCCTCACCACGCTGCGGTGGCGCGGCGCCGGCATCGTGCGGGTGGTGCTGCTCAGCGGCGCCGCCGCCCCGACGTTCCTGCTCGGGATGGTCGCGCTGCTGGTGTTCTACGGCAACCTCGGCTGGCTGCCGTCCGGCGGCCGCACCGGGCTGCGGGACGCCCCCGCCGGGCCGACCGGGTTCCTGGTGCTCGACGGGCTGCTGGCCGGCCGGTTCGACGTGGCCGGCGACGCCGTCACGCACCTCGCGCTGCCTGCCCTGTGCGCCGCCATCTCCCCCGCGGTCGCGATCGGCCGGGTGCTGGTGGACGGGCTCAAGGCCAACATGGCCGCCGACCACGCCCGCACCGCCCGCGCCGCCGGCATGGGCGAGCGGCAGATCCTCGTGCGGCACGCCGTCCGGAACTCCCTCGGTCCGACGCTGTCGATGGTCGGCATCCAGGCGGGCATGCTCCTGGCCGGCCTGGTGGTCGTGGAGAAGATCTTCGACTGGCCCGGCGTCGGCTCCTACCTCGACAAGTCCGTCGCGGCCTCCGACTTCCCCGCCATCGCGGGCGTCGCCCTGCTGCTCGGCGTCGTCTACGTCCTGCTCAACACCGTCGTCGACGTGCTCCAGGCCGCCGCCGACCGCCGCATCGCCCTCGCCTGA
- a CDS encoding ABC transporter permease, protein MTTADLAVSPGGATTRAARRWARVTAVRHRALGVDLVAIGALALIVAVALAAPVLAPHSPVLRSGEAFLPPLSPEHLLGTDALGYDILSRLLFGMRSSLVAAVIVIASGVLVGGLIGLLAGALPGWVDALLMRTTDLFLALPGLVIAMAVAAALGASFTSALVGVAVVWWPLYARLVRGEVRAWAARPHLEAARLAGTPWGTRVTRHLLPGVRSTIVVAASLDVGGLVVALSGLSFIGLSSPAPAPELGAMAAQGMAYLLQAWWVPIFPGLAVLVIALAANLAGDGVRDLMRGR, encoded by the coding sequence GTGACCACCGCCGACCTCGCCGTCTCCCCCGGCGGCGCCACCACCCGCGCCGCCCGCCGCTGGGCCCGCGTCACCGCCGTCCGGCACCGCGCCCTCGGCGTCGACCTGGTCGCCATCGGCGCGCTCGCGCTGATCGTGGCCGTCGCGCTCGCCGCCCCCGTGCTCGCGCCCCACTCGCCGGTCCTGCGCAGCGGCGAGGCGTTCCTGCCGCCGCTGAGCCCCGAGCACCTGCTCGGCACCGACGCGCTGGGCTACGACATCCTGTCCCGCCTGCTGTTCGGCATGCGGTCCAGCCTGGTCGCCGCGGTGATCGTGATCGCGTCCGGCGTGCTCGTCGGCGGGCTGATCGGCCTGCTGGCCGGAGCGCTGCCCGGCTGGGTCGACGCGCTGCTGATGCGCACCACCGACCTGTTCCTGGCGCTGCCCGGCCTGGTCATCGCGATGGCCGTCGCCGCCGCGCTCGGCGCGTCGTTCACCTCGGCGCTGGTCGGCGTCGCGGTGGTCTGGTGGCCGCTGTACGCGCGGCTGGTCCGCGGCGAGGTCCGCGCGTGGGCCGCCCGGCCGCACCTGGAGGCTGCGCGGCTCGCCGGCACCCCATGGGGCACCCGGGTCACCCGGCACCTGCTGCCGGGGGTCCGCTCCACGATCGTGGTCGCCGCGAGCCTCGACGTCGGCGGGCTGGTGGTCGCGCTGTCGGGCCTGTCGTTCATCGGCCTGTCGTCGCCCGCACCCGCGCCGGAGCTCGGCGCGATGGCCGCCCAGGGCATGGCGTACCTGCTGCAGGCCTGGTGGGTGCCGATCTTCCCCGGCCTGGCGGTCCTGGTGATCGCGCTGGCGGCGAACCTCGCCGGCGACGGCGTCCGCGACCTGATGCGGGGGCGCTGA
- a CDS encoding TetR/AcrR family transcriptional regulator yields MAEQAEAAPRRRGRPRSAPRANSALSTREEILAAAASLFGSQGYTETTTRQIADAVGIKQASLYYHFADKSQILRSLLKGTVAPSVQFADWLRTAGPDGGPVDPAAALAGLARYDLDGLLRDRWNLHVVYRLLDIAETEFAETRESQVALRAHYRALSVAVLERQGVDAAELPEADLELAFGLVEGIISQRQWGDDGTRAAYAEAVVRGCLRLAHVPEPEIAGAVAAGESLAARFRETVPQAD; encoded by the coding sequence GTGGCTGAGCAGGCCGAGGCCGCGCCGCGCCGCCGGGGCCGGCCGCGGTCGGCCCCGCGCGCGAACTCCGCGCTGAGCACCCGCGAGGAGATCCTGGCGGCCGCCGCGTCGCTGTTCGGCTCGCAGGGCTACACCGAGACCACGACCCGGCAGATCGCCGACGCCGTGGGCATCAAGCAGGCGTCGCTGTACTACCACTTCGCCGACAAGAGCCAGATCCTGCGCTCGCTGCTCAAGGGCACCGTGGCGCCGTCCGTGCAGTTCGCCGACTGGCTGCGCACGGCCGGCCCGGACGGCGGCCCCGTCGACCCGGCCGCTGCGCTCGCCGGCCTCGCGCGGTACGACCTCGACGGGCTGCTGCGCGACCGGTGGAACCTGCACGTCGTCTACCGGCTGCTCGACATCGCCGAGACCGAGTTCGCCGAGACCCGGGAGAGCCAGGTCGCGCTGCGCGCGCACTACCGTGCGCTGTCCGTGGCGGTGCTGGAGCGGCAGGGCGTCGACGCGGCGGAGCTGCCCGAGGCGGACCTGGAGCTGGCGTTCGGGCTGGTCGAGGGCATCATCAGCCAGCGGCAGTGGGGCGACGACGGCACCCGCGCGGCCTACGCCGAGGCCGTGGTGCGCGGCTGCCTGCGCCTCGCGCACGTCCCGGAGCCGGAGATCGCGGGCGCCGTGGCGGCGGGCGAGTCCCTGGCGGCCCGCTTCCGTGAAACGGTCCCCCAGGCGGACTGA